A part of Candidatus Hinthialibacter antarcticus genomic DNA contains:
- a CDS encoding aspartate kinase produces the protein MSIIVQKFGGTSVGDTAKILNAASRAVREMERGHQVVVAVSAMAGETDRLLNLANEIDPAGSPRERDMLAASGEQASIALMAMACEKLGKPAISFLAPQINMRTDEIHSKAKLLSIDDAKIRKELDAGKIVVVAGFQGVTGEWEITTLGRGGSDTTAVALAAVLNAERCDIYTDVDGVYATDPRIVPNVKKINELSYEEMLEMASTGAKVLHTRSVQFAAKYNVPLQVLSSFEDKPGTMITQEVHTMENVVVSAVIHNTKEAKVTFSGIADEPGMAAKLFSHLTQLNINVDMIVQNVGENGRADISFTVERTDLPYIKKNEAELREVINAKEITYGDKIAKISVVGVGMKAHAGVASRMFNILAAKGINILMISTSEIKISCVIDENYTELAVRALCEEFDLVND, from the coding sequence ATGTCGATCATCGTGCAAAAGTTTGGCGGGACGTCAGTGGGCGACACCGCCAAAATCTTAAACGCCGCCAGTCGGGCGGTGCGTGAAATGGAGCGGGGCCATCAGGTGGTTGTGGCGGTTTCCGCGATGGCGGGCGAGACCGACCGTCTGTTAAACCTCGCCAATGAGATTGATCCCGCCGGGTCGCCGCGCGAGCGCGATATGCTGGCGGCGTCGGGCGAGCAGGCGTCTATCGCGCTGATGGCGATGGCTTGCGAAAAATTGGGCAAGCCTGCGATTTCGTTTCTGGCGCCGCAGATTAATATGCGCACGGACGAAATCCACAGCAAAGCCAAACTCTTAAGCATTGACGACGCCAAAATCCGTAAGGAACTCGACGCGGGCAAGATCGTAGTCGTCGCCGGGTTTCAGGGCGTGACCGGCGAGTGGGAAATCACCACGCTGGGTCGCGGCGGGTCTGACACTACGGCGGTTGCGCTGGCGGCGGTGCTTAATGCAGAACGCTGCGACATCTACACCGACGTAGACGGCGTCTACGCCACCGATCCGCGCATTGTTCCAAATGTGAAAAAAATTAACGAATTGTCCTACGAAGAAATGTTGGAAATGGCGTCAACCGGCGCCAAGGTTCTTCACACGCGGTCGGTGCAGTTCGCCGCGAAATATAACGTCCCCCTTCAAGTGCTTTCGAGTTTTGAAGATAAGCCCGGAACCATGATTACCCAGGAGGTTCATACCATGGAAAATGTCGTCGTTAGCGCAGTTATACATAACACCAAAGAAGCCAAAGTGACCTTCTCGGGCATCGCCGATGAGCCGGGGATGGCGGCTAAATTGTTCTCTCACCTCACCCAACTCAATATAAACGTCGATATGATCGTTCAAAATGTGGGCGAAAATGGTCGCGCTGATATATCCTTTACGGTAGAGCGTACCGATTTGCCGTATATTAAAAAGAACGAAGCCGAGTTGCGGGAGGTCATTAACGCCAAAGAAATCACCTATGGCGATAAGATTGCAAAAATTTCGGTCGTCGGCGTCGGCATGAAAGCTCACGCTGGCGTGGCGTCGCGCATGTTCAATATACTGGCGGCGAAAGGCATCAATATTTTGATGATTAGTACGTCGGAGATAAAAATCTCGTGCGTCATCGACGAAAATTATACCGAACTTGCCGTCCGCGCCTTATGTGAAGAATTTGATTTGGTGAATGACTAA
- a CDS encoding cofactor-independent phosphoglycerate mutase yields the protein MKYIIAIPDGASDTVSDFPNRQTPLAAADSPLMDELANCGQVGWAQNTPDGMHPGSDVACLSIFGYNPAEIYSGRAPLEAASLGIELGDDFAYRCNLVTIADGKMKEFTAGHISTEEAEALVKSLNEALSADGVLFHPGVQYRHIMQTAASNGEVKCTPPHDILDKDIALYLPQGGSQDFVRGLMEKSIAVFDGHPVNQARLAAGKPAATQIWLWGQGPAPSLQPYSERIGLRGGVITAVDLIRGIGFLAGLEIKYVEGATGLPDTNYEGKAEAALEVLQKDDFVIVHVESTDEMGHAGDLKMKTQSVHDFDQRMLRILIDGLRGRGEDFRVLLLPDHPTPISIRTHNDDPVPFLLYDSRSPEVKGEGGYSEWAVNQRSQKVLRGFRLLDALAEKINIEDETIKTYSIQA from the coding sequence ATGAAATATATCATTGCGATTCCCGACGGCGCGTCAGATACGGTTAGCGATTTTCCCAACCGGCAAACGCCGCTGGCCGCCGCCGACTCTCCGCTGATGGACGAACTCGCCAACTGCGGACAAGTGGGCTGGGCGCAGAACACCCCGGACGGGATGCACCCCGGCAGCGACGTGGCGTGTCTGTCGATCTTCGGCTACAACCCCGCTGAAATCTATTCGGGACGCGCGCCGCTCGAAGCTGCCAGCCTGGGCATCGAACTGGGCGACGATTTCGCCTATCGCTGCAACCTGGTCACCATTGCCGACGGCAAGATGAAAGAATTCACCGCCGGGCATATCTCCACCGAAGAGGCGGAGGCGTTAGTCAAGAGCCTCAACGAGGCGCTGTCTGCTGATGGCGTCCTGTTTCATCCTGGCGTTCAATATCGCCATATCATGCAGACGGCGGCGTCAAACGGCGAGGTCAAATGCACCCCGCCGCACGATATTCTCGATAAAGATATTGCGCTTTATCTTCCCCAGGGCGGCTCGCAGGATTTCGTACGCGGCTTGATGGAGAAATCCATCGCGGTGTTTGATGGGCATCCCGTCAATCAAGCGCGGCTGGCTGCGGGCAAGCCTGCTGCGACCCAGATTTGGCTGTGGGGCCAAGGCCCTGCGCCGAGTCTGCAACCGTATTCAGAACGCATCGGCTTACGCGGCGGCGTCATCACCGCTGTTGATTTGATTCGCGGCATCGGCTTTCTCGCCGGGCTGGAAATTAAATACGTCGAGGGCGCGACTGGATTGCCCGACACCAATTATGAAGGCAAAGCCGAAGCCGCGTTGGAAGTCTTGCAGAAAGACGATTTCGTGATCGTCCATGTTGAAAGCACCGACGAGATGGGCCATGCGGGCGACTTGAAAATGAAAACCCAAAGCGTCCATGATTTTGACCAGCGCATGTTGCGCATTCTGATTGATGGACTGCGCGGGCGCGGCGAAGATTTTCGTGTGCTGTTGTTGCCCGACCACCCCACGCCGATCTCGATCCGTACTCACAATGACGACCCCGTGCCGTTTTTGCTGTATGACAGCCGCTCTCCTGAAGTGAAGGGCGAAGGCGGATATTCGGAGTGGGCGGTCAATCAACGCAGCCAGAAGGTCCTGCGCGGATTTCGGCTTCTGGATGCGCTGGCGGAAAAAATCAATATCGAAGATGAAACCATTAAGACCTATTCGATTCAGGCATAA
- a CDS encoding homoserine dehydrogenase → MAYRVGLIGLGTVGAGSAKTLLQNADQITKRAGTDVVLYAAADLDLTTDRGVDLSKVKTTTDGWEIINDPEVDCVVELIGGDTIAKEFVIGALNNKKDVVTANKALLATHGAELFKLAEDNQRKIYFEGAVGGGIPIIQSLYGGLASAKIDEIYAIINGTSNYILTTMEEANRPFDVVLKEAQELGYAELDPTYDVEGNDAAHKITLLASICFGTEVKLSDVYTQGIGNITVEDIEYGRKLGYCLKLLAVAKDLGGEVDVRVHPTFIPESHLLASVKGVFNAVCTYADGLGMTVEYGRGAGDKPTGHAVISDVIQCALDAQARRPVDYSNFYTPAKPLRAMSEVASEYYLRFLVKEKPGVFAKIANELAERGISILSVLQLESANAQQCPVVIMTHHAKEGDIMQALKKIDALDVVLAPPTVIRIADLNDVKA, encoded by the coding sequence ATGGCATATCGGGTTGGATTGATTGGACTTGGAACCGTCGGTGCGGGTTCGGCCAAGACGTTGCTGCAAAACGCCGATCAAATCACAAAACGCGCAGGGACGGATGTTGTGTTATATGCGGCGGCAGACCTCGATCTGACCACCGACCGCGGCGTTGATTTGTCAAAGGTCAAAACCACCACCGATGGCTGGGAAATTATCAACGACCCCGAGGTTGACTGCGTCGTCGAACTCATCGGCGGCGATACCATTGCCAAAGAATTCGTCATCGGCGCGTTAAACAATAAGAAAGACGTGGTCACCGCCAACAAGGCGCTGCTGGCGACGCACGGCGCCGAACTGTTTAAACTCGCCGAAGACAATCAGCGCAAAATCTATTTCGAAGGCGCGGTGGGCGGCGGCATTCCCATTATTCAGTCGCTGTACGGCGGCCTGGCGTCGGCCAAGATTGATGAAATCTACGCCATTATCAATGGAACCAGTAATTACATTCTCACCACTATGGAAGAAGCCAACCGGCCTTTCGATGTGGTGCTCAAAGAAGCGCAAGAACTCGGTTACGCCGAACTCGACCCTACCTACGACGTGGAAGGCAATGACGCGGCGCATAAAATCACGCTGCTGGCGTCGATCTGTTTTGGCACCGAAGTCAAACTGAGCGATGTTTACACGCAGGGCATCGGCAACATCACCGTTGAAGATATCGAGTATGGCCGCAAGTTGGGCTATTGCCTGAAACTGCTGGCGGTCGCCAAAGACTTGGGCGGCGAGGTCGATGTGCGGGTGCACCCGACGTTTATCCCTGAGTCGCATCTCTTGGCGTCGGTCAAAGGCGTGTTCAACGCGGTTTGTACGTACGCAGACGGGCTTGGCATGACCGTCGAATATGGGCGCGGCGCGGGCGACAAGCCGACTGGGCACGCCGTCATCAGCGACGTGATTCAATGCGCGCTGGATGCGCAGGCGCGGCGTCCGGTGGATTACTCAAACTTTTATACGCCCGCCAAGCCGTTACGCGCCATGAGCGAAGTGGCGTCAGAATATTACCTGCGCTTTCTGGTGAAAGAAAAACCCGGCGTCTTCGCAAAAATCGCCAATGAACTGGCGGAGCGCGGCATCAGCATACTGTCGGTCTTGCAACTCGAGTCTGCGAATGCGCAGCAATGTCCGGTGGTCATCATGACCCACCACGCCAAAGAAGGAGACATCATGCAGGCGCTGAAAAAAATCGACGCGCTTGATGTGGTGCTCGCACCGCCGACGGTGATTCGCATCGCCGACCTGAACGACGTGAAGGCGTAA
- the rmuC gene encoding DNA recombination protein RmuC, which yields MNEDLLLLTLIIAALTLIAVIVLIARGPKGLKEVGKEVREELRLGREESRNSGKELREEVSAGLKSTNDMLSRTLDSLGKVQKERLDSMTKQLKELTESNHATLERIRTTFDSRVKELQENNEKKLEQMRKTVDEKLHATLEKRLGESFKQVSERLEAVHTGLGEMQKLATGVGDLKRVLTNVKARGTWAEVQLGAILEQILNPEQFAKNVQVKENSQERVEFAVRLPGPKDDPEACIWLPIDSKFPQEDYNRLQEAADTADLDSVQSAVDGLAKAVRVAAKDIHDKYVNPPYTTDFGIMFLATEGLYAEILRQPDVVADLQNRYRVVIAGPTTLAALLSSLRMGFQTLAIEQQAVEVWRVLGAVKTEFGKFGDVLEKIKKQLNTATKTVERTDVRRRAMERALRTVEQLPNSEASKLINFPTALDDVEEGDEEEDIT from the coding sequence ATGAATGAAGACCTGCTGCTGCTGACCCTAATCATCGCCGCGTTAACTTTGATCGCTGTAATTGTATTGATCGCTAGAGGGCCAAAAGGTCTGAAAGAAGTTGGGAAAGAAGTGCGCGAAGAACTTCGACTCGGGCGAGAAGAATCAAGAAACTCGGGTAAAGAATTACGAGAAGAAGTATCGGCTGGGCTTAAGTCAACGAACGATATGCTATCAAGAACATTGGACAGTCTAGGAAAAGTCCAAAAAGAGCGACTTGATTCGATGACGAAACAGCTGAAGGAATTAACCGAATCCAATCATGCAACATTGGAACGGATTCGGACGACATTTGATTCCCGAGTCAAAGAGCTTCAGGAAAATAATGAAAAAAAACTCGAACAGATGCGCAAGACCGTGGATGAGAAGTTACACGCAACTTTAGAAAAACGGCTTGGTGAGTCATTCAAACAGGTGAGTGAAAGACTTGAGGCTGTGCATACTGGTTTAGGGGAGATGCAAAAATTAGCCACGGGCGTTGGAGACTTAAAGAGGGTTCTGACCAATGTGAAAGCGCGCGGAACGTGGGCCGAGGTCCAACTTGGAGCGATCTTAGAGCAGATTCTTAATCCAGAACAATTCGCAAAGAATGTCCAGGTTAAGGAGAATTCACAAGAGCGGGTTGAGTTTGCCGTTCGATTGCCAGGGCCTAAAGATGATCCCGAGGCTTGTATTTGGCTTCCGATTGATTCGAAATTTCCACAGGAAGACTATAATCGTCTCCAAGAAGCAGCAGACACAGCCGATCTAGATTCTGTCCAGTCGGCGGTAGACGGCTTGGCGAAGGCAGTTCGAGTCGCCGCAAAAGACATCCATGATAAGTATGTTAATCCGCCTTACACAACTGACTTTGGAATTATGTTTCTAGCGACGGAGGGTTTATACGCAGAGATTCTTCGGCAGCCAGACGTTGTTGCAGATCTTCAGAATCGATACCGGGTTGTCATTGCAGGCCCCACTACTTTGGCGGCGCTCCTGAGCAGCCTTCGCATGGGATTTCAGACGTTAGCCATTGAACAACAGGCGGTAGAGGTTTGGAGGGTATTGGGTGCGGTTAAGACAGAATTTGGTAAGTTTGGCGATGTATTGGAAAAGATAAAAAAACAGTTAAATACTGCAACCAAAACTGTTGAAAGGACTGATGTGAGGAGACGGGCAATGGAGAGAGCTTTGCGCACGGTTGAGCAATTACCAAATTCAGAAGCATCAAAATTGATTAATTTTCCTACCGCACTAGATGACGTGGAGGAAGGTGATGAGGAAGAGGATATCACATAG
- the argF gene encoding ornithine carbamoyltransferase: MKKRDLRLITDLNREDLLAIFQLSAEMKADPRAFSKALEGKTMAMINEKQSLRTKVTFEAGIQQLGGYSVYLTNQDINLGKREPVKDVARNLARWVDLVVARVFSQQSIMDLAKYADIPVINALSDEGHPCQAIADLFTVWDCLRERGDLEGFNLTFIGDGNNVCNSLILIAGLLGFHLTVCTPSGYEPDPSMTWQGREMSHDWGGAITFELDPVKAVKSADAIYTDVWTSMGQEKETDERKRVFQGYQVNEGLLSQAPNHAVVMHCLPAHRGEEITDGVLESDRSVVFEQAENRLHTQKALMKYLFDQSA, translated from the coding sequence ATGAAAAAACGCGACCTGAGACTCATTACCGACCTAAACCGCGAAGATTTACTCGCGATCTTTCAACTGTCCGCTGAAATGAAAGCCGATCCGCGCGCATTTTCTAAAGCGCTCGAAGGCAAGACCATGGCGATGATTAACGAAAAGCAATCGTTGCGCACCAAGGTCACTTTCGAGGCAGGCATTCAACAGTTGGGCGGCTATTCCGTGTATTTGACCAACCAGGATATCAACCTGGGCAAGCGCGAGCCGGTCAAAGATGTGGCCCGCAACCTGGCGCGCTGGGTCGATTTGGTGGTCGCGCGCGTGTTTTCGCAGCAGTCGATTATGGACCTTGCCAAGTATGCGGACATTCCAGTCATTAACGCGCTGTCAGACGAAGGCCACCCGTGTCAGGCGATTGCCGACCTGTTTACCGTTTGGGACTGCCTGCGCGAGCGCGGCGATCTGGAAGGTTTCAACCTGACCTTCATCGGCGATGGCAACAACGTATGCAATTCGCTGATTCTCATCGCCGGGCTGCTCGGCTTCCATTTGACGGTGTGTACGCCCAGCGGTTATGAGCCAGACCCGTCGATGACCTGGCAGGGGCGCGAAATGTCGCACGATTGGGGCGGGGCGATCACCTTTGAACTCGACCCGGTCAAGGCAGTGAAGAGCGCTGACGCGATTTACACCGACGTGTGGACTAGCATGGGGCAGGAAAAAGAAACCGACGAGCGCAAGCGCGTGTTTCAGGGTTATCAGGTGAACGAGGGCTTGCTGAGCCAGGCGCCGAATCATGCGGTGGTGATGCACTGCCTGCCCGCGCATCGCGGCGAAGAGATTACCGACGGTGTGTTAGAATCCGACCGCTCAGTCGTCTTTGAGCAAGCTGAAAACCGCCTGCACACCCAAAAAGCGTTGATGAAATACCTCTTCGATCAATCAGCGTAA
- a CDS encoding aspartate aminotransferase family protein, translated as MTTASLSAADAAAAVLSNNYGHRDLCLVRGEGAQVWDNTGRRYTDLLSGLGVNNLGHCHPRVVAAIQKQAETLLHVSNLYLIEPQIELARLLVEHSGADKAFFCNSGAEAVEAGIKLSRRYSKEKHGEGKHKIVALQNSFHGRTMGALAATGQEKYHQGFEPLLEGFVHVPINDVEALTNAVDASTCAVLFEPVQGEGGIHPVSVEFAQEARRLCDKTGALLIFDEVQCGLGRAGHLFASEEFGVEPDLIALAKSLAGGVPMGALLMKDHAAELLTPGTHASTFGGNPLAAAAGVAAFLTIIDDNLAERSKRLGEMFRAQLNLMKTKHACIKEVRGRGLMIGVEMTGPVAGLLSKLRERGYLAGSAGPNVLRFLPPLIVNEDLLLGVLPALDDCLTVSLENHS; from the coding sequence ATGACGACGGCGTCTCTATCGGCGGCGGATGCCGCTGCGGCTGTATTGAGCAACAATTATGGTCACCGTGATTTGTGTCTGGTGCGCGGCGAAGGCGCACAAGTGTGGGACAACACGGGGCGGCGATATACAGACTTGCTTTCGGGTTTGGGCGTGAACAACCTGGGCCATTGCCACCCGAGGGTGGTTGCTGCGATTCAAAAGCAGGCTGAAACCTTGCTGCACGTTTCCAATCTCTATCTAATCGAACCACAAATCGAATTGGCGCGTTTGCTGGTTGAACACAGCGGCGCGGACAAGGCGTTTTTCTGCAACAGCGGCGCCGAAGCCGTCGAAGCGGGCATTAAACTTTCCCGCCGATATTCAAAAGAAAAACATGGCGAAGGCAAACACAAAATCGTTGCGCTGCAAAATTCGTTTCATGGTCGCACGATGGGCGCGTTGGCCGCGACCGGACAAGAAAAATATCACCAGGGCTTCGAGCCTTTGTTGGAAGGCTTCGTTCATGTTCCCATCAACGACGTCGAGGCGTTAACGAACGCGGTGGACGCTTCCACCTGCGCGGTGTTGTTTGAACCCGTGCAGGGCGAGGGCGGCATCCATCCGGTCAGCGTTGAGTTTGCGCAAGAGGCGCGTCGCTTATGCGACAAAACTGGCGCGTTGTTGATCTTTGATGAAGTGCAGTGCGGCCTGGGGCGCGCGGGCCATTTGTTCGCCAGCGAAGAATTCGGCGTCGAGCCGGACCTGATCGCATTGGCGAAGAGCCTGGCGGGCGGCGTCCCGATGGGCGCGTTGTTGATGAAAGACCACGCGGCGGAATTGCTTACGCCGGGGACCCATGCTTCGACCTTCGGCGGCAATCCCTTGGCGGCTGCGGCGGGGGTGGCGGCGTTTTTGACCATCATCGACGACAATCTCGCTGAACGCAGCAAACGGCTGGGCGAGATGTTTCGCGCCCAATTGAACTTGATGAAGACAAAACATGCTTGCATCAAAGAGGTGCGAGGGCGCGGGCTGATGATCGGCGTTGAAATGACCGGCCCCGTTGCTGGCTTGCTGTCAAAACTGCGTGAGCGGGGCTACCTGGCTGGTTCGGCGGGACCGAACGTGCTGCGTTTTCTGCCGCCGTTAATTGTGAATGAAGATTTGTTACTCGGCGTATTGCCTGCGCTGGATGATTGCCTGACTGTATCTTTGGAGAACCACTCATGA
- the argB gene encoding acetylglutamate kinase, giving the protein MTDNRELFSQHLIEALPYIRKFYAKTVVIKYGGAAMTNETLKQEFCRDVVLLDYVGMRPIVVHGGGPQVTALMKRLGKETEFIDGLRITDKETVDIAEMVLTGAVGKDIVARINLEGGRAVGLSGKDGRLIRAKKKMHRNSEDPSQELDIGYVGDVANVDPRILNTLETDGFIPVISSVGMGDDGHAYNINADIAAGEIARALKAERLVMLTDMRGVLKDKDDPASFVSSLSATEAQQMIAEGNAQGGMIPKLTACLTAIGGGVKKTHIIDGRVPHSVLVELFTDTGVGTQVYPDPA; this is encoded by the coding sequence GTGACTGACAACCGTGAACTTTTTTCCCAGCATCTGATTGAAGCGCTTCCATACATCAGGAAGTTCTACGCCAAGACCGTGGTGATTAAGTATGGCGGCGCGGCCATGACCAACGAAACGCTCAAGCAGGAGTTTTGCCGCGACGTGGTGTTGCTCGACTACGTGGGGATGCGCCCCATCGTCGTGCACGGCGGCGGCCCGCAAGTGACCGCATTGATGAAGCGTCTCGGAAAAGAGACGGAGTTCATCGACGGGCTGCGCATCACCGATAAAGAAACCGTTGATATCGCCGAAATGGTGTTGACTGGCGCGGTCGGCAAAGACATTGTCGCGCGTATCAATCTCGAAGGCGGGCGCGCCGTCGGCTTGTCGGGCAAAGACGGCCGCTTGATTCGCGCCAAGAAAAAAATGCACCGCAATAGCGAAGACCCGTCGCAAGAACTCGACATCGGTTATGTCGGCGATGTGGCCAACGTCGATCCGCGCATTCTCAATACGCTTGAGACCGACGGGTTCATTCCCGTTATTTCGTCCGTAGGGATGGGCGACGACGGCCATGCGTACAACATTAACGCCGACATTGCGGCGGGAGAAATTGCCCGCGCGTTAAAGGCCGAACGCCTCGTCATGTTGACAGACATGCGCGGAGTCCTCAAAGATAAAGACGACCCCGCCAGTTTTGTTTCGTCGTTGTCTGCGACCGAAGCGCAACAAATGATCGCCGAAGGAAACGCCCAGGGCGGGATGATTCCCAAGTTGACGGCTTGTTTGACGGCTATCGGCGGCGGCGTGAAGAAAACGCACATTATCGACGGGCGGGTCCCACACTCCGTCCTGGTTGAATTGTTTACCGACACCGGCGTAGGAACGCAGGTGTATCCCGATCCTGCTTAG
- the hisG gene encoding ATP phosphoribosyltransferase encodes MSENVLKLGLPKGSLQESTFDLFGRAGYKIKVRDRSYYPSCDDQELSIVLLRAQEMSRYVEDGVLDAGITGQDWVRENDSEVESVITLCYSKSTPRPVRWVLAAPEKSDIHSVKDLEGKRIATELVNATKRYLAENGVNATVEFSWGATEVKCPDLVDAIVDVTETGSSLRANNLRIVDTLFESQTNLIANKTAFKDKWKRDKLDRMAMMLEGAINANDKVGIKMNVKEADLEAVMKALPKGITNPTVSNLYEKGWSAIEIIADERTVREIIPCLKHAGAVGIIEYPLNKLIY; translated from the coding sequence ATGAGCGAAAATGTATTGAAACTGGGCTTGCCCAAGGGCAGCCTGCAAGAATCGACCTTTGACCTGTTTGGACGCGCTGGCTACAAAATCAAAGTGCGCGACCGTTCGTATTACCCCAGCTGCGACGACCAGGAACTTTCGATTGTGCTGCTGCGCGCGCAAGAGATGTCGCGCTATGTTGAAGACGGCGTGCTCGACGCGGGCATCACCGGGCAGGACTGGGTGCGCGAAAACGACTCGGAGGTAGAATCGGTTATCACGCTTTGTTATTCCAAATCGACGCCGCGTCCGGTGCGCTGGGTGTTGGCGGCGCCGGAGAAGTCTGACATTCATAGCGTGAAAGACCTCGAAGGCAAACGCATCGCCACCGAACTGGTCAACGCCACCAAGCGCTATCTCGCCGAGAACGGCGTGAATGCGACCGTCGAGTTTTCATGGGGCGCCACTGAGGTGAAGTGTCCTGATCTGGTCGACGCCATTGTTGACGTGACCGAAACCGGCTCGTCATTGCGCGCCAATAATCTGCGCATTGTTGACACGCTGTTTGAGTCGCAGACCAACTTGATTGCCAATAAAACCGCGTTCAAAGATAAGTGGAAGCGCGACAAACTTGACCGCATGGCGATGATGCTTGAAGGCGCCATCAACGCCAACGACAAGGTCGGCATCAAAATGAATGTCAAAGAAGCTGATTTGGAAGCCGTGATGAAGGCCTTGCCGAAAGGCATCACCAATCCGACCGTTTCAAATTTGTATGAAAAAGGCTGGAGCGCGATTGAGATTATTGCGGACGAGCGAACCGTGCGCGAGATTATCCCATGTCTCAAACACGCCGGGGCGGTTGGTATCATCGAATATCCATTAAATAAATTGATCTACTAG
- a CDS encoding L,D-transpeptidase family protein, whose translation MLNRTFFIYLLVLVFLGSLGTAGFLLYNKRVEEGRWNQLHLAESLIESGDVKTAIPALLPVVQAGDRFPGAARALYQLALAYEKGGHKEALEIWNRLVSEYSESEYFLTARQRQASALLEEKPAEARAIFSEVASATDPVLRGEALVGIATSYAKEGNVDKEREYLYELLEMDAPQSVIAAAKDRLTEMNSATLWSPTLDEFSQLYTVEKGDSPIKIGSLYGTTAWYVNEANRLRGSLRIGKRLKVPKEPFRIVVEKESCRLNLLTESGKFIKWYPVGIGEQSYKTPAGKYTIETKQENPRWYKPTGGIVDPGDPDNALGTRWMGIGSSLGVHGTNEPDTIGFRKSAGCIRMYNEDVEELYKIVRLGSSLTIVE comes from the coding sequence ATGTTGAACCGGACATTTTTCATTTATTTATTGGTTCTCGTATTTTTGGGTTCGCTCGGTACGGCGGGCTTTTTGCTCTATAACAAGCGGGTCGAAGAAGGCCGCTGGAACCAGTTGCACCTGGCGGAATCGCTGATCGAGTCGGGCGACGTGAAGACGGCGATCCCGGCGTTGCTGCCGGTCGTGCAGGCGGGAGACCGCTTTCCCGGCGCGGCCCGCGCACTCTATCAATTGGCGCTCGCCTACGAAAAAGGCGGACACAAAGAAGCGCTCGAAATTTGGAACCGTCTTGTCTCGGAGTATTCCGAAAGCGAATACTTCCTCACGGCGCGACAGCGTCAGGCAAGCGCGTTGCTGGAAGAAAAACCCGCCGAGGCGCGGGCGATCTTTAGTGAAGTGGCGTCCGCGACCGACCCGGTCTTGCGCGGCGAAGCGCTGGTTGGAATCGCTACGTCATACGCCAAAGAAGGCAATGTTGATAAAGAGCGCGAATATCTCTATGAACTATTAGAGATGGACGCGCCGCAAAGCGTCATCGCCGCTGCGAAAGACCGTTTGACCGAAATGAATTCGGCCACGCTGTGGTCGCCGACGTTAGATGAATTTTCGCAGCTGTACACGGTCGAGAAGGGCGACTCGCCCATTAAAATCGGCAGCCTGTACGGAACCACCGCCTGGTATGTGAACGAAGCCAACCGCCTGCGCGGTTCGCTGCGCATCGGCAAGCGATTGAAGGTTCCCAAAGAACCGTTTCGCATTGTGGTCGAAAAAGAATCATGCCGCTTGAACCTGTTGACCGAAAGCGGGAAGTTCATCAAATGGTATCCAGTGGGTATTGGCGAACAGAGTTATAAAACGCCTGCGGGCAAGTACACCATTGAGACCAAACAGGAAAACCCGCGCTGGTATAAACCGACCGGCGGCATCGTAGACCCGGGCGATCCTGATAATGCGCTGGGTACGCGCTGGATGGGCATCGGCAGCAGCCTGGGCGTCCATGGCACCAACGAGCCTGACACCATCGGTTTTCGTAAAAGCGCCGGCTGCATTCGCATGTATAACGAAGACGTGGAAGAACTGTATAAAATCGTCCGCTTGGGCTCCTCGTTGACGATTGTTGAATAG